From Deinococcus ruber:
CGGGCGATGTCCAGTTCGCGCTGCAGTCGCTTGATTTCCGCCTGTTCCGTCGTCAGACCCATTTTCCCGTGACCGGGAAAGGCTACCGAGCCCTGCGTGCCCAGCTCGCGAGCCCAGCGGTGCAGCGCCGAGTCACTGACGCCCAGGTTCTTGGAGACTTGGAGGAAGCTCTGGTCCGGCTCGTTCGCGAGCCGGACGGCCTCCAGCTTGAACTCTTTGGTGTATTGCTTGCGTTTGGCCATGCCTCACCTCGTCTTGATTCTCGAGGCGTTTCTTCAAGTACGCAAAACTGAGGTATCCCCACTCGTCAGATGCCGTTCAGGACGTACCCTGGAGTCTTTACAATACCGGGGACATGATCCACGTCTCACTTCGCGCCTGTACCTTCATCGTCTGCGCCGTGATGAGCTTCACGGGCATGCCGTTCACAACTGCTCTCCAGGCTCTGGCCAACCCGACGCTGTTGAAGGCCGCGGCCACCATGTACGCCACGGCGCAGGTCGGCGCACTGGCCCGGGACTGGTGCCTCGTCAACGCACCCTCAGAGCGCCCCTTGATCGAGAAAGAATATGCCGCCTGGCGCGCGTCCTTTGGTCTGCCCAGCATCGAATCCTACCTGCAGACCAATGCCGCTCCGCAACTGGCGCAACTGCGCGCCGCCGTGGACGAACGACGGGACCAGGTGTACGCCGAACTGAGCCGTGCCAGCCAGAATCCCGTGACCGATTGCCGCAACATCCGTGCTCAGCTGACCAGTCAGATCAACCTTCCGGTTCTCCTCCCGCAGGAGTACCAGCTCACCAGCGCTCTCCGTGCGTCCATGCCAGCCCCGGCCCCTTCCGCGCCTGTGTCCGCCAGCGCCACAGCTCCGGCCCCCAGTGCCGAGCGCAGCAGGACCTTCCTGACAACCACCAGATTCGACCCGGTGAGCGCCACCTACG
This genomic window contains:
- a CDS encoding transposase, yielding MAKRKQYTKEFKLEAVRLANEPDQSFLQVSKNLGVSDSALHRWARELGTQGSVAFPGHGKMGLTTEQAEIKRLQRELDIAR